Sequence from the Panthera tigris isolate Pti1 chromosome D3, P.tigris_Pti1_mat1.1, whole genome shotgun sequence genome:
GCAGTGTGTGGCTTGTACGTTTAAGGTCCAATCGTTGGAAGGTGTTTAGGGTTTCAGGTGAACTTCACCTCTGTGAGGCAGCCAGGGAGGAAAGTCCTAacctccccccaccatccccagCCCCTTGTGCCTATTCTACATCCCACCcagccctctgcctcccttccctgcagcccagggGAAAAAGCAGTGATCCTCCACCACAGGCCACTCACCCCACCCAAGCCCCCCCAAATGCCAGCCTCTCATCCTGCCTCCTTGATGACCCCTCCCCTGTTAGCCCCACCAAACCCTCTATCTCAACCTCTCCTTCTCTAAAGGCATTTTTGTTTCAGCATCTGAACATACCCAGGCTTCTGCCACATTCAGACAAACATGTCCTCTAGACCCTCTGTTCCACTGCCTGCTGGCTTATCCCATTTTTGTTCCTTCACTTGCTGTGTGACATCACACAAGTCACTCTGTGTCTCGTCTCCTCATGTGTGCCTGGGGAAGGTGACAACAGCCCCCTCACTGGAGTGTGTGAGATGCTGAGCTTAGGGACTGGTGCCCAGCAGCAACTGCTCACTATGACAGCTGTCATGATCCCCCACAGAGCTCCTGCTGGCTGACACCTGTGCCCTGGCAAGGTCTGCTTCCCACTCCCAGAATGCCCTCCTGCATAGAGTTGGGCACAGTGGGGGCACATAGTGAGGGCTCAGCAAGTGTTCACTACTACTATGatcttatttttatcatcattgcATGCCTCCTCCCCCAGGTAGCCTCCCCTGGTCTCCCCAGGAGGAAGAAACCGCCCCTGACCACACCTGTGCCCACCTTGGCTCTAGAACTTTTCTCTTGCCATAGTAATCTGTTTCTGAGTGCATCTCCCCACCAGCCGGAGAGCTCAGGCAGGGATCAGGTCAGGTTGCTCTCTGATGCAGGTGGGTACAGCTAAAAGCAAGTTCAGCAAGCTGCCCCCCCACTTTCCAGTCTTTTTGTGAGTGTAGACCCCCTGGGCCTGCAACTGGCCTGGTCGGAAGGAAGCTACTGGCCCTGCCTGTGGCTGCCTGGATGCTCCTCTTCCTGGACTTTCATGCCTACTGCCATGGAGTCTGCTCTCAGGAAAGGAGCTGATATCTGTCATTTACACTCTAGTCTGAATCTGGAACCCCTGGAAGTAGACACCTCCTCTTGTCCAAAACCCAACTCATTTCCTGGCTCCAGTCTGTTTCTCCCCATCCCACCTCTGTTGGTAAGGCCTCCTGCCTCCCAAGCGCCCTCCTTAACACTCTAGGCCATGTAGCCTAACCAGCCTGCCAATTATTCTGTCAGAGCCATTACAACACCACCACCTAAGGAGTACTTGCCCTGTTCCAGGCCTCAGGCCAGGTGTTGGGGACAAGGAGATGCCCAAAACCAGTCCATGCCCACTCAGAGCTCCTGTCTGGGGGGACACAGACAGGTAACCAAGTGGCTACAATACAGGACATTCAGAGTTGTGATAGGGGAAGTAGAAGGTGCTGTGGGAGCCTGGAGGAAGCACCCAACCAAGCCACCTCGAGGGCCAGGCAGTTGACACTTGAGAGAGAAGGCTGGCAACAGCCAAGAAGCAGCCCAATGCCAGGCACCTGCTGTTCCGTGCCCGTGTGCCTGTGGCCTGGGCGAGAAGCACTGGCCTCAGCAGGCATGGCATGGGCCTGGAAGCTGGGGTCTTCCCAGGTAAGGTGGGGGGGCAAGAGGTCAGGTTTCCCATTGCGACTCCTGCCCAGAGTTCAGGCCCGAGCTTAGTCACCAGCTCTCATGTAACTGGGAGGGCAAAAATAGAACTGAGCTTTGGCCATGCCTCAGGGCCCAGTATGGGGACAAGGCCTCTGAGTGCTGGCTCTGAAGATGCCAGGGCAGGGGCTGAGCTCTAACTTCAACTTTCTCTTGCCTTCAGGCTTCCCCAAACCCCAGCCTAGCACCCTTGGagccccctcttccttctcccaggcttgggtcagagctggaagggagagagagcaagagacccCTGGGACTCCCAACAACTCCAACCCTCCTCCACTGaacagataaggagactgaggcccagataAGACCCAGATCTGCTGAAGGCTGACCAACAAGTATGAACAAGGGTGTGGCTAGAACCCAGGCCTCCTACCCCAAATGGGCACCTTgccttccccagcctctcccttcagttgaggaagagagagagtgaggactGTGACTTGGATGCCCCTTGATAAGCCACAGGAAGGCGTCCTCCACCATCAGACACAGTGATTTGGCAGGGTCTAGGCCTGGAGCCTCCACTTCACCTTCTCCCAGAGCCCCCTGGCTCCTTTCCTCAGAGGTGAGGTGACCCGGGGCACCTCTAGGTCTCAGTTCCATGGGCTATAAAACAGGGATGAAGGTGGTGGTTGCCATGACAATTCAAGGTcaacacccagcatggggcctgTTACACTGCAGCTCCCACTAAATATCACCTCACCTCCCAGATCCCGGCTCAAGgtcttgccctctttctctctcccaggcCCCCACTATCAGATTCCCCTCTGGGTCCACAGCCTTATACCACATCACTtggacagcatggagtctgactgcctgggttcagatcttGTGTCTGCTGCTCACTGGCCACATGACCCAGGACAAGTCTCTCTACCTGTCAGTGGGAACAATACTGTGCCTCCCTTAATCAGGGCAGTATGGAGATCCAAAGAGATAAAGGGCTTGAAAAAACACGAGACACAGATCAACGGCAACTATTATTAAATATCAGTTGGGGTCTAGAGCCTAAGTTTGGGGCCTGGAATTCACTGAGCTGTTGgccctttctgagtctcagtttctgcCTCTTCCAAAGTCATGaacctcagttccttcatctggaaaatgggataaCAGCCATGCCCCTCCCAGGATGACCCAGGCCACACAACCACCCCAGTCCCCACCTCCTCAACCACTCACTCTGCTGAATGGACTTGAGGCCACGGAGGCAGGTAGCAGCCAGCAGGAAGCCACAGCCAGCAGGAGGTGTCCGGAGCTCACCAGCCAAGCTGCAGGCAGCCCCCAGGCAGAGTGGGCCCATGGCAGCAAATTGTAGCGGGTGGTGGCGACGGCCGAGCAGCAGCGCTGACAGGGCCAGTGTGATCAGTGGTGTAGTAGTGGTGGCCAGTTGTGCCAGGTCTAGGGGCACAGCGCTCAGGCCCACGTTGCCACAGGCCATCGAGGTGCCGAAGGTGAAGCTAAGCAGCAGCACTTGGCGGCGGGTGCGGCTGGGCATGGGGCGCTGTGCTCCCCAGCGGCATGCCAATGCTGCTGCCAGCATGTGCAGTGCTGAGAGCAGGAGGGGCCGCCCGAAGCCATGCACAGTGAAGATCCACTTGTTGAGGCTCGACATGCTGGCTCCTGCCAGCAGCCACACCAGCGCTGCCACTGCCACCCTGACCCGGCCAGGCCGACCAAGGGCCTGGGGAGTGTCGGGGGGCCACTCGGGGGACCCAGCCGCCCGAGCACCACTGGCCACTGCCACTGCCTCCGCTGAGGTCATCCTGCCGTCATGGTGCTCCAGTGGGCAGCGACACATCCGTACCAGTGGGTCTGGGGCAGAAGGACAGCTCCCCAGTGACCAGCTCTGGGCCACCAGAGAGTCCCACTCTGGGCCAGGCCTGATCCCAAGTTCCTCGGGTCCTGGGCCCAGTCTCAGACAGGTTAAGGCACTGCTTCTTGTGCCAGGCCTGTGCCAGCCAAGGTCCAGGAGCTATGCTGTATTCCTGGCTCGGGCAGGACAGAACCCAGGTCGTAGCTGCTGGGATGCCAGGCTCTCTGGTGCTCCAACCTGGCCTAGTAAGCTGCAGGCACCTCTGCTCAGTCCTAGGTGAAGTCTCCACTCTTCTTCCCGCTTTTAAGCCCACTCCACAATTAGATGGAACCCtcgttcctttttctctttggtcCAGACCCCGCGACCTAATGCTTGTTCAGGCCGGGCCCAGGCCTGGCAGGGGCGATCCGGGCACACGCTCCCGGTGGTGCCCGGTGGTCGCGGCTCGCTCCCTCCGCCAGTGCGCCCAGGCCCTGCGGCTGGCTGACACACCGGCCCGCGCTCAGGCTGGTGCCAGGCGACGAGCTCGGCTCGGTTAGGCTGCGGCAAGGCCTGTATTTTAGCCCCGGCTCCGGCTCCAGCTCCTGGCGGCTCCGGCTCCCGGCGGCTCGGGCTGCGGCTGCGGCTCCGGCTCCGGCAGCACCTCCCGCCAGGCTTCAGCCCGAGCCGGCGCGGCGGGCGAGGCCCCGCGCCCTAGACCCCGCCTCcaccgccgccgcccgcgccccacCCGGAAAGTTGGGGGGAGCCCCCAGCACCGCCCCTGGCCAGGCACCGCCCCCGGAGCCGGGAGGGCGGTCTCGCTCCGCCCCCACGCCGCCTGCTCACAGCCCCTCCTCCATCCTCCAAGAAGTCCTCCCCTCAGCCGAGCCCCCCAGCTGGAGTGTTCAGGCTGCCTATTCCTTACTCCTCCCACCAGTGCGGGATCAGACCCCTTCACACCCAGCGCCAAGGCAAGCCCCCATAGAGACCAACACGAGGCGGGGACAATAGGGTGCCTTTCTGAGGGATCTCAATAAAATCCCCCAGCCTCACAGGAGACTGCACCTTCAAGGAcccccacccaggaacccccattCCAGGACCAGTCTCGGGGCCACACGATCTCTGGCTACAGTTACTCCGTGGGACCTCGGCATCCAGATGAGTTGGACCACCGGCCCCTTAGGCCCCTCCATAGCCCCTCCCTACTCTCAGCACCTCCTGAGTCTCCCAGCCCAGGGCCGGCCCCTTCTAGGCAGGCGCACGGAAACTGAATCACCAAGGCCACCGACATTTGTGGAAGCGGGGTGCCAGCCAGCATTTATCCCTAGCCAACAGCCCGTGTCCCGTCCCCTGGGCACTCAGAACTGACTCATAGCTGGGCTTTCTGGGGTCCACCCTCTGCCCCCTAACAGGACAAAGAGCCCTGGGTGGGCTGGGAGCCAGAGCAGCAGCCACTAAGCCCTTGCCCCTGTTTCGGTCTCCGTTTTCCCATCTGAACAACGGATGCTCTCTGAGCTCAGAGTTGGGTAAACAACGCACCCCAGAACAGAACAAGCTGTTTCGGATTCCAGGCTCGACTCTTGAGTTCTGAAGTGTGCGCCAAGAACCAAGGTGGAATGAATGCCTGGAGCAGGTAGGTGCCCACTGCCAACTGTGAGCCTCTTTCCTGACGTCCGGCTTCCTTTCCTGCGGAAGCTCCTGCCCACTGGAACACGCTCAACCTTGGCCTGCTGTCTGACAAGCAAGTCCTGATGACCGCAGCCTGTTCTGAGGAACAAGATCTCAAAGGGGAACCACTTAGCTCGGTCCGCTGCGCCCCGCCGTGGTCAGACCGCGGGATGACAGCAAGCGTCCCCCAAGCCCCATCACAATCACGGGGCAAGGATTAGTACCGTGTCCTCCCCCGACGCTTGTCCCCAGCTTCACTGGAGGCCTGCTGAATCATACGGTTTCTGGTGGGCCCAGGACTCTGCATTTTTACACTTGCctctggtgattctgatgcctgCTGGAGCCTGCAAATAGCTGCTTAATAGCCCAAATTGTAGGGTAAGGGATTTCTAGGTCAAGGACTAAAATAAGGGAGTATTTGGACAGGGTTTTTCTaggaagggttgtgggagagaaactgagccagccaaggggGCAACCTCCCTCCTTCCATATTTCCTGAAGAAGAGGAATCAGTGTCGCCTAAGAGTTATATTCTTTTTGAGATTGTCAGTTTTCCAGtgtttcctttaattaaaaaaataataatgatgattttaAAGATAGTAAATACCCTGACCTTCTCAGAGCTGAGCTCCCAGGGAGTGGTAAACAGTGTTTACAACTCCTCCAAGACCGCCACAAAGCAGCTCACCTCCTACCCGCCCTGCCTGGTAAGGGATGGGCTATGAGTAATGAAGATTAGTCAAGATAAGGCCTGAGTGGGCCATGGCAGGATAGAGAGAGCTGCCCCTGTTGTGGTGGGAGGCGAGGCAGAAGCTGAGAGCACAGCCCAAAGCAGGGGTTGTGCAGCCTGAGTGCTGGTGAGGGCAttcagattagttttgcctgggTCCAGAGCCCCAGTTTTTTAACCTGCCTTGACTTGTAGGCAGCAAGATTCTCTATAGAATATTTCCTTGTGCAAAAATGGGAGCAGGGGGCTCCTTCCATATCCCTGGGGTCCACCCAAAAGCCCAGAGCAGCCTCTCCTTGCCCACAGACTCCCAAATCCCTTAGATCCAAGTTCTGCCCATGGGGGGCCCAGGGTACTATGGGAAGCAGGTAATTCAGGGAGGGACTCTGGGTGGCACCAGGGGCAGGAGAACCCATTTCTAGCAACTGTGCTACAGAGGCTGTGGGAAAGACCTCTCCTCTGGTCACTGCATGTCCCTAGATAAATCACTGCtaggacctcagtttccccatctgtgataTGATTATGATAGGAGAAGacaggattcagtaggcagagaggaaaagattagggcctgaggtccctgtgtggggaaaaacacctattttggaacaatgccgGGAGTGTCCAGGTTCCTCTTAAGAGTGTAACAGGCCCCAGCTACTCCACCTCAGGTTTCCCTtctggaatttgacaaaagacctaagtatggCCATTGACCATCCCTCACcaccaatcaggaatggacaacccagcacctagaactATCAAGCCAAAAAAGGTAGAACTTGGaaaggaacaagggggaaaggaagggggagggctgaccagaaccttataaaacaggGACCCTTGCCTTATAGTCCTCGGGCGTTCACTTTTGAATGTCtcttctctgtaaagagagctttcctattcttcttcctttctaatcttatattctaataaacttttgccagctgttcattttgtgtccacctcttcattcttcaaagcagtgAGACAACGAATCCtgggtattgtggtaaaaaaatcctgcaacatgATGAGCTGATAAGCATGAACATGCTATGTAAACCCAGGCACCATCACATAGCTGTGAAAGAGGGGAAGTGGTTTGTCTGGAGGTCTACAGATCTAAGTTAAGGCTAAATACAAACCTGGTCCCCAATCCCCAGGGAGGGCCTCTGTTTATCTCTGTTTATCTCTTACGGTGGGGCCCTGCACCAGACATGATTGTGctctcacacacaccccttctcAGGGGACCAGTAGATTGTGCCAGACTAGACACCTAGCCCAGAATCCAcaggtgggctgggctgggcagaccCCTCTCCAGGCTATGGGACATGGGCTGAGAAAATGAGAGGGGGCTGGGAAATTGAACTGGAAAGTGACAAAGTCACTGCTGGGGCCACATTCAGAAGAAGCTGACTGAGGGGGAAGATACAGAGAGTAGGGAGCATTAGCAGAGCTGAAGGAACGTTGAGCCCCAACTTCTGTTTCTCTACCACCCTTGGCTGCCCCTGAGTTGGTGAGCTGGGTTTTTTCAGCAAATAGCCTTTGATTTGAGCAGGACTGAGTAGTCCCTGCTCCTCAGAGCCAAACACATCCTTGACTACAATAATCCCTTTGGAAGGGGTAGATCACACCTAGTACATATGCCCTTGAAAGCCTGTGCAGGGGGCTCTCCCTAGCCTGGCCTGAGACCTGCCACTGCAAGCAGGTGAGGAGGCAGCAGGGTGGTACAGTGGCAAGTGCCCGAGGGCTGGCATCAATGGCTCTGACACCTCCAGGCTATGTGACCTAAGGCAAGCCTCAGGCCTCTCTGAGTCTCCACCCTTCTTTGTCAGGATTGTAAAACCGAGAGGAGCACGGAGCAGGTTCTGAAGCCTCTGAGAAGTGCTCCTGATGGTGACTAAGGTGGGGCAAGGGAACAAGCGCTCTGGGGTTCTGGGCACATACATTTCACCTTCAAAGCAGGCTGCATATCTTCATTTGGCTTTCTGGTACTTTGACGTTTGTTTCaatataagaatttttaaatcgCCTACTTCCCCTTCCAATCCAGATGCTAAATATTTGAAACTGGAGCCCTAGGAAGAGGCATATATGTAATATGCAGGTTTGATAACTTTGTAGCACTGTAAAACTTGACATGCTGTCTATCAGAAAGCCCCTCTGAGACAAGCCCCCTTCCTAACCTCGGTGAGGTGGGGCATGTGGGGTGCCTCCTTGGCCTGAACCCCACTTCCTGAGGTCCCCGAGGTCAGCTCGGGGTTCAGGGCCCTCCCACTAACAGGCAAGGTTCTGGGGCCTGGCTGCTGGGGCCTGGGGTGGTACCCTGACTGTGTGTTGGGCAAAGCAGAAGCGAGAGCCCAAGCTCTAGGGTCCTGGGCCTCAGGTTGCCTTTGGATTCTGCCATATAGTCATAACAACCATGGGAACCCCCAACTTTCAGTGTTTGAGTGGAAGAGCCAGGAAGCCACCCCAGGCCAGGTCTGTCTCCTAAGGCACGTCCCCTGCCTGACATTGTGGGTGAGTCGCATGTCCTCTTTGAGTACCAATTTCCTTAACTGTAAGGCagagatggaaacaaaaatatccaCAACCTCAGAGTCATGCAAGAAAGTGTCTAGCAAGTACATGCTCCCTAAACAGCAATCACCTTTGCTACGGCCTGCATCACTCCCTCAGCACCCAGGAGAAGGCTCACCCACCTTCCTTTGCTCCCCTGCAGGTACCTCTTCCTTCTGTGTTCCAGCCCCCGGCACTCACTCGCCAACTTGAGGCATCAGGACGCTGGGGCAGGTGCACAAACACTTTAATCATTTCATAGGCAGGGTTTGAGCGTCTCTGCAGAGCCCCCACCAGCTACTATGCCACAGCAAGCACTGGGGCCACCGCCATGAAGGTGGAGTTGAGAGCTGGGATCAGGGCTGTAGCCCCTGGGCCATAGAGGTCTCCTTGCAGGGCTTCAATCCCAGAGGGGCAGTCCTCATAGCACCAGTAGCCGGTGACTTCTCCTCCTTGTGTTGAGGAGTCGGAGATGCTTTATACCCTACAGACCATGAATGGCCTTCAAAGGATGCCTGTGTGGCCAGACTGGGCCAGACTGGAGCAGACAGCCCTCCCAGGGAAAGCGCTTGGTTAACTGATCCAGGGTGGATGATAGCTTAGGACCTTCGCAAGGGTGGTAGCTGGAATGATCCAGGGGACCCTATCCAAGTGCACATGAGGTAGCAGCAGGGTTGGGCTGTTACAGCGATGTCTGGAGGGAAGGCGGAAGCCCAGGGAGTGGGCAAGGCTGCTGGGGTGAGTGAGCGCAGAAGCTACCAGGTAGCCAGCCTCAGCTCAATGGTTTCTCCATCCTTGGGGGTGTATTCAGCAATACCTGCAGAAACAGATTGAGCAGGGGGGTTAACAGGGAAGAGAATCCTATCCCCAACCTCTTCTTATGGACAAGCACCCTGAGGCCAGGGTCTATAAGATCCACTCAGGGCTTGGTGGTGGGAAAGTGGGAACTATCCAGAGCCAGTCTGGAAACTGAAATTAGCTGTAACCTCGGGTCCCTAAGGCCCACAGGCTTATTTTAAGGTGGGGGAGCCCCCCGCCAGGGGAGTATACAGGACAGCATTCTGGATAACTAACACAGGGTGAAAGGAGCCAGAGACCCCTTGACAACACCTGGTGGGCAGGGTCACTGTCTTCATAGTCCCCTGTGGGGCCAATGGGAAGAGGGACTTGCTCAGTGTGGTCTGAAGGAAGAACCAAGACCATGAGTGAAGTCTCCTTCAGGGCCAGCCTCTGATCACTAgagacaaagcaggctccagcatgatacctgggttcaagccccagctctTCACTCATCAGCGgtatgactttgagcaagttatttaacctctgtgaGTGCTAGTTTTcccatctctgaaatggggacaataatggtATCAACAACCAGGTATTCCTTTTTCCCCATGAGAGGGGGTTCAAGCTGGACTGGAGGGCTAGGGGGTGAGAGATAGAGGACACATGGCCCACATCTGCCTCATGATTGGGTTGTCCCAGGCTACCCTCCCTGCgccacccccttccttccccacagcCCAGCCTCAGTAATTAGAGGCCAGATCTGGGGTCTCCATATGCCACATCTTTGTTTTATTACTCAATCTTCTcagaagccaggcagagaaagagaatgctttTTCTTGGACTCCTTCAGAAAGTCCCACATTCTGGAAAGCACTTAGCTCAATTCCTGGCACATGACAGGTGCCCAACAGAAGCTCCAGGTAGCAAGAGCAGGGACAGATGACCCTCAAGAGTCTGCCTGGTGACTGGGGGCTGATGCACAAGGATGCTCATGACAGCTTGAGGTGTAAGAGTTAAAACTGGAGACACCCCAAATATCTAGCAGAAATCAAGAAGTTGCAGCCTATCCATCTCACCCCATGCCCCACCGCAGCACCCAGTGCCAGGGCAGGCCCTGACTGGCCTAAACCAGGTGTGTGGCAATCCTTGCTCTCCAGCCAATGGTGAGTGCAGAACCTGAACCAGCTCCTAGCAACAGGGATGGGTCCAGGAATGTACCTGTGTCCCAATTCCACCTTTGTCTGCTGGGGGCAAACAAAGTTCTAAAAGGGAGCAGCTCTGGGAAGACATAAGAAGGTGTGGAAGCCAACAGAGAAAGGAGTATGGAGTCACaggggagcagggctggagacCAGGTTACACCAGCCCTGAAGTCCTCACTCCAAGACACTCTGGACTTGGGTCACAACAACCCAATGGATGGCATACAGTGGAAGCTAGTTTGCATCATGTTTCCTGTTACTTGCAGCTCAAAGCATCCTCGTGAGTGATATATTCTACGTGGCTATTACAAAGGAAGGGGGAAATATACATACAGCAACACAGAAAGATGTCTACAATacattaagaatgaaaaaaggggcgcctgggtggctcagttggtagagcatgtgactcttgatctcagggtcatgagttcaagtcccacactgggcacagagcttactttaaaataaacaaacaaacaaataaataaaatgtttaaaaaaaagaacaaaaattaaaaaaaataagttgcaaaaCAATATACAGGGCTCTGCCATGCAGTATGCTAGCACTAGCCACATGCAGCTATTCAGTGTTTGAAATCAGTACAGAAAAAGCATGCAAAATGTCACTAATA
This genomic interval carries:
- the SLC35E4 gene encoding solute carrier family 35 member E4 gives rise to the protein MCRCPLEHHDGRMTSAEAVAVASGARAAGSPEWPPDTPQALGRPGRVRVAVAALVWLLAGASMSSLNKWIFTVHGFGRPLLLSALHMLAAALACRWGAQRPMPSRTRRQVLLLSFTFGTSMACGNVGLSAVPLDLAQLATTTTPLITLALSALLLGRRHHPLQFAAMGPLCLGAACSLAGELRTPPAGCGFLLAATCLRGLKSIQQSALLQEERLDAVTLLYATSLPSFCLLAGAALVLEAGVAPPPAPTNSHLWACILISCLLSVLYNLASFSLLALTSALTVHVLGNLTVVGNLILSRLLFGSRLSALSYVGIALTLSGMFLYHNCEFVASWAARRGLWRRDQTGKGL